cgagccgcgcttCTGCTACTAcgtgcgcggcctgcacaacctgcgcctgcctcagTGGCGGCAGGCTACGGCGGTGCTGGGCTCAGCTCTCGCACACGCAGCGGAAACCGCGGCGAACTGgggcggcgtccgcgacgTGCGAGGCGGGctgagaagcggagacggggTCTGCCGCCGACAGGCCGCGTGCcaccgctgcggcgagggagacgaggaagcgaggcgcgcactcggaggagaggcagagaaggaagacgcaaCCGGAGAACGGGAGGACGCGCACCGAGGCAGGGTGGACGAGGCtaccggcggcgcagaagacgtcagtgaagcgcagcgaggcgcacaCGAGGCGAAAAGCCCGGAGAGCAGAGCCACAGCAGACAGCTTGCGGTTTTTACTGGTGCTCGagtgggcggcggcagacgaaaGGGCGCGGCTGGGCGACAGAGACAACCGCAGACTGCCGCGGCCCATGGGGAGACACGCTAGGCAACGGATGAAACTGCTGGAGGAGGTCGAGACTTGGGCGCGCTCGGCAAACGCGGCCTTCCATCCTACTGTTATCGTCAGCCTCGTTTTTGAAGTCGGGGCTTCGAGGGACTCGACCGCAGAGGACTCCAGAAAACGTGAAGATGGAGTTTTGGCTGCGAGTGCCGACGCGGTgctcgaaggcgaaggcgacaacGCCCCCTACCGCGAGCCGAACATACCGGGAAGCCCAGAGAAAGGCGATTCGCTTCTcgtgcggctgccgcgcgggagTGACGCGGGGGTCTCACGGCAGACGATGTTATTCGTGTGCGGCCGCGACTTCTTGCCTTGCCCTCCTGCCACTCACGCGGCGCCAACCATCACCTCGGCatctgctgcctcgccgaGCGTCGGCCTTCTGGGGGGTCCGCTGCGGGACTTCGCACAGCAGGTTGAAGAGCTCGTCTACCTCCCTCTTCtgctgcggtcgcggctcgcgtccCCTCCCGCCTCGGGCGACGCGACCGAAAAGTCCCTCGCTCCTGTTCCAGCACAGGAACAGGAGCTCCTGCGAGagtgcgaggcgctgcttcgcgacacccgcggcttcctgcctcctccacctcgccttctgctgcacagctgcggccgctcgaGGCGAGCGAACCCGCTGGTCGGCGCTACCGCCGAGGCACGCATCGGAGCAGCTTCGCCTGGGTCGAGCCTTCGTCATCCCTCGGCGCCGGGACACCaagcgccagctgcctcgtcgcACGCGTCTCcggtcggcgcgccgctcgcgtgcCCAAAGGCGGCGGGTGCGAGCCCGCACCTGTCGcctcaggcgctgctgcagctggtcGCCGAGAAGTACGCGGCGTCCATCCAGACCTTCCTGATTCCTGTgagcgccgtcgcgtcgccctACGTCGGGCAAACGGAGGAGAAGCTCCGCAGGCTTCTTCagactgccgcgcgcgcgtcgccctccgtctTGGTGCTTCTCGGCATCGACCAGTTGGCGCGGAAACGCGGGCGCAAAGAGCCCAAGgccgcccccggcgcgggggcgggcagcgacggcgagggcgcgcgaggcggcgtctctcttctaAAGGGAcatgcggcggcagacgggCTCAGGAcggggggcgcggggggtcgcgcagacggcggcggagggacgcgcggCTCCAAAGAGAGCCTCAGGGACGACGGAGGCCGAGAGTCTCCAGCTGTGTCCGCGTCGGgcgagcagagacgcgccagagggggcggaggagatcgcggcggcggcgggagatCGAGTGCGTTTCAGAGGAGACTGCTCGCGTCCCTGTTGGTCTCCCTCGACGAGAtcgaagacgcgcggagacgccaggaacagcgcgcgcgagacgaggacgagggcgaggacgccgcaggggactgggggcgcggccgcggaggcgcaacGTGCGCTGAGCCTGCGAGGGTTCATGCCGCGGGCTGGCTGGAGCTCAGGGACAGGCCAGCGCAGAGCCACGCcagcagagggcgagcggaCACCCACGCAGGAATGGCAATcatcggcgtcgccgcggggccGCCATGTGCCCTCGATGAAGCGATCGTGCGAGCGGGGAGACTCGACAACTGGCTGGCATGGCCGGCGTGAAGCGGAacagccgcggagacagccagcCGCGAGAGCGGGGAGTCCGACGCGGAAACGAAGCTAGGGCAGAAGGCTTGCAACGCAGGTCGCGAGGTCTCCGCACGCGAGGCCGTTAACCGCGATTTAGAGACAGAAACAGAATCTGACCATGGGGGGTCCATCGCGAAGCGCGGAAAGGGACACGCGCGCCAGATTCTACAACgcagtttttttctttcttgctCACGCGCCCGCAGCTTACAGCAGTTGCAAAAAGACTACAGACTGAGTCACGGGGcttggcgccgctgctcagGCCCGCGGGGACGACCAGCGACTCCTGCCGCAAGCGTTTTCCCACAGCGCACTGAATATTAATTTTGTTATTTGAGCTCAGTGCTACGGCTCGGCGCCCGAAACCGTAATCTTCATGATGATAGGCTCCGCTCTTGACACGCGCATTTCCTCCGCTAGCAACATCACTCTCCCGCTGCGAGCCGAGCCTCTTCGCCATGAGTCGATTCGCCTAACGCGACCTATCTGGTTACCGGCTGAGAACTTTTTGGTTTAGTTACTCTGAGAGTTGTCTAGCTCTTCGGAACATGAGACACATGAAGAGACTACGACGCTATTAGCAGCTGCGAGTGATTCAGAGCGCTGCGAAGCCCGTTGCGTTTGCTGATGACGATTGAGTGCTTGGAAGACACCTCTTGAGAGTAATTCCGTAATTTGAACACCGAGGCGAGCATAGGTCTCTCTGTGAAGCCACGCGCTAAGCCTGTTAAGACGGAAAGTCTGGCACCCAAACAGTGCGGTCTGACAAGGTGAAAGGCATGTGAAGGAGGCCCTGACACACTCTCAGTTGCGTTTCATCGTTTGTTCGTTTGGGTGTGCCGTTCCTGGTCAACGCGGCAAGGGTTGTAGACTGCGGACACCAACGGGCCCTTTCCACACATGCATTGAGATTTGAAGCGCAGTCTCCCTTCAGTACTtggcagagacagccgcgtATTCTAGAGTCATAAAACTGCGATGGAACGTTTCCTGCGCACGGTTTTCCTGTGCTTCAGCACATACAGCAGAATCCAGATGGCACCATACGCGCTCGCCAGAGagcttcgccggcgtctcagagaggaagacgaccctcgcagaggcagcctagaggcgcggcaggctcgCGAGCGCTTTCAACGCATGCCGTGACTCTTTTCCGAGCAGACAGAGGTGACTTTACTCGAGACTCAAACGTCTTCCTGACGCACGTCTGCTAGGCAGCCTGAGGCCGACATGCACACGCAGTGTGCGAGTGACCACCAGCGGGAAACCAGAAGAGAAATCGGACTCACCAGTAGATTTCCACTCGTCAGGCGTATTGGCTGAAGCCGCGAAAATGACCGCAGCGAATCTCGCGCTGCAAGATCGGCAcagcgcatgcatgcttCCGGACCGCGGCGGACTTTCTCAGGACGGACGCTTGAGGCTCTAGGCAAAAAAAAGAACTCCAACTAACTGAAGGAGCGTTGCTCACCGTGTGTATGCATAGGTGAAAAGAGGTGTCTATTCTGTCTGCTTCATTCCGCAGCGGGCAGGGTGTTTCTGTAAAAAGAAAGTGCATGCACAGCGTCTAAGCGAAATCGAAGCAAAGATGCATCCTGGATACTGACACCGGTTGACAATTCACTCAGCCGAAAGCCACTCTGTAGCcctcggcggagaggcgtTTTGTTTTGTGTTCAATCGTGCGAGGCGCATCGAcctcgcgtgtctctttttttcgtcGTCAGTCTCCATGTTCACTGAaacacgcgcatgcgtgtctcctctgcggtcgccttcggctctctccttttcttccctTCCCTTTTCTTCCCTTCCCTTTTCTCcccttcccttctctctgtctcttttcttcgcctctctgaCTTCGCTCGAGTACTCTCCTGTCGCTTCCTGGCTTTGCGTTCCCTGTATTCTCTTTTACACGcccctttttcttcgcttcgaGGGCCTCGGCTCAGCCCAATCGAGCCTCGCGGCAGTCTGGCGGCCGAGAGCGAGCTTGCCCCAGGTCTGCTTACCTCCTGCTTCCGCACAGCGTACTCCAGCTCTCAACACACTACGCAGcagtcgccttcctcgtctttcAGGCCAATCCCTTCACTCTCGGCGAGCCTTGCTAttttctcgcgtttttcttctcctgaTTCTGGCTGGTCgaccgccgcagcgaccTGCGCCCGCCGAAGGCCCTCTTTTTCCGCACCCGCTCGCCACGCTGGCATCCATCGACAGAAGACattctttttcttctgctcctTCTGTTCGCCTATCtttgtcgcctcctccttccaGTCCCGGTCTTCGAGCTGGTTGGCGAGGTGCCGCTCTTGTGTCTCCGCGTAGTCGCTGCGGGCCTCGGAGCTGCTCGCTTGCCTGCCTCGGGTCTgacgcgtcgcccttctcttctcctgtctcgtttcttcttctgcatctCTGCGCGACACAACGATTCACTGCCGCTCGGCATCGACtcgcgtggaggcggaaGTCTgtccttctttctcctcaCAGCGGGTGTCGCCCTCGGGGTCTGAGGAtgaccgcggcgcgggccctcgcgccgcggtcggAACCCGACGGGCGTCTCTCAGATCCCCAGGTCTCGTCGCagccttcctcgctgtctgcgacAAGCTGCACGCCCCGCGAGGCCCTGCCGACAGGCGACGCTTCCTCATCACTCCGCTCATCTCCACGTTCTCGCGCGAACTTCAGTTTATCTCCTCCCCCGGCCCTCGCTGCATCTGATTCGGCGTCTTTAGCGGCTCCCGCAGagttcgccgcgccctctgcgagCCCGCCCCCGTCGTCGCTCGTCGTGGAATCCCTGCCAGTCGACGCGGCtgaggccgctgcaggcctccgccgcttcctgcgcggctgcttcgcgcaGGCCCTGGTGGAGGCTCGCCGCGATCGccaggcctccgcgccgactgccgccgcctccccagccgctcggtctgcggcgcccacgGCGGTGTCTCACTCCGCGGCCTCAGGGGCTGCGAGCGACGAGTCACcgaggctgcagacgcccgcCCCCCGGCAGGCCTTCGAGGAGGATgccacgcgcgcgctggcggagtGCGTGTTAGACGCGacgagcctcgcgcgtctgcacgCGAGGCTCCAAAgcttcgcgcgggcgcgcgcgagcgagacgctgcgccaGACCGTCGAGCTGCATCGCGACAGCGTAGTGCAGCGCGTGCGCCAACTGGGCTCGTTGATTGTCGATCTCGGCAGCACCTACGACGAACTTCACATacacgccgaggaggctgggcacgaggccgcctccgcgcgagacggggacgaaggcgagggcggcgccggcgcgacagcCTGCTGTCAGCgcgacgcgtctgcttctgAAAACGCGGCAGGATccgaaggcgtcgcgcggcttggctggcctcgacgcgccgcagacgccgacgcagacgtTGAGCTGGAAGACGGGGGCGGCTCGGGGgatgcgcctgcggagggctCTCCGGCGCGGAAGCACGCGAAGCTGGAGCGTGTCTCCGTTGCGTTCTCCGAGGAGGGCAAGATGTCCCTCGAGGAGGCTGTGGCGCTGCTCGTGGAGCAGCCGTGGTATCTCTGCCGCGAGTTTCGGCTTATATACGAAGACGCGAACCTCCTCATCGTCGCCAAGCCCTTCGACGTGCGCGTCGACGTCCCACTGAGACGCGACGGTGAAGGCAGCTtttctgcgggcggcgcgactgGAGGTGAGGGAGACTCAACGActctcgcggaggcgcagggtgCACAGACGCAGGAGACGGTTGCGAAGGagcaggccggcggcgcgagtgcgcagctgcctggGGCCTGGGAGCGGCGCTTTGGGACGGAGTTTACCGTTGCGGACTGGTACCGCCGCCACTgggagaggcggcgtgcgcggggAGTCGCGCAGGGACACACTGACCAAACGCCTGCCGCGGAAGGCTGCACAGTGCGCCTCTGCCACCAGCTCGGTAAGGCGGCAGAAACTCGCagtgcgtgcatgcgcctctgcaTATCCCTGCATTCGACTGcgtacacacacatatatatatgccgtTTCGCGTCTGTATACACCGGTTGTCCTGGTGACTCTGTATtgccatatatatataattataTGTAGGTGTATGGGCGTTTCAGAATCCGTGTTCATGATGCACATGGATGCTTTTTTGTCTGCGCATATACGTCAGTACACGACATGATGCCGTCACGTAGACTGTCTGCAGTTGTTTGAGTCTGTCTGTGCGCCCCGCCGGTTGTTCGCTCGATCCTCATTCTCAGGAGATTTCCTTTGGGGCCTTCTGCAGACTACGCGACCTCCGGTTTGCTCATGCTCGCGCACAACCAACGAACGGCGCGGATCGTTcagacgctgctgcagaggcgggaaATTCGCAAGGAATACTTGGCGCTGGTGTACGGACACCCGGCGTGGACAGAACTCGAAGTCCACACGATGatcgcgccgcacgcgactCACGCGTTCAAAATGATGGTGAGTTGTGCGTCAGAGTTTAGCTCCGCTGTGTCTCGTAGACCTGAACTACGAAAAGTCTCGATGAGGTCGGAGCTGTAATCACCGCAGTCGGCGCCAtgcagaagaaacgcgcTGCAAGACGAGGGACACGCTTCTTCTAGAGGCAGGAGGGAGTTGAGGATCGTCCGTCCTGTGTGTTGGCATGCCGTCCCGGGTGTGCTGGGACCTGAAATTTACGCTGGCCTCACGCGCGTTTGCGTCGGTTTCGTACTCCTCTGATTTCTGTTCCACAGGCCACCAACGAGCAGGGCGAGGCTCTCAAGCCTctggcgccggaggccttctcgccgtcgagctCGGCGTTCATCTGCAGGCACGGAGAGGTCACTCCTGTCTACGTATTGGGCCTCTCGTcgccggaaggcgcggcgtcgcgcgccgcgccttcgtctgccggcggccgccagctgccgctTTCCACCGTGCGCGgtggcgaggccgcgactcGGTCGGGAACGCAGGGGCGGCGCTCCAGCTCTCGCGAGCGTGGAGGCAAATGCGCGGTCAGCCGCATTCGGGTGCTGCGCAAAGGCTATCTCCATAATCTCCCAGGTAGGCTGTTTCCCTCTGGCGAGACTATCCAGTGCCACGCCATGAAGACCTTGCGTCAGAAGAGCTCGTGGCGCCTCCAGTGCGCATCtacacccccccccccctgcgcaCCCCTCCTCCCGCGGGTCGCCTGACGAGGGCATTACTCTCGCGCGGCCGGGGATGTGAGAAGGCTACGAAAATTCTCTCTAAGGAGCCGcacagcgccgccgagcggcaCGCTTGTCCACGCAGAATGGTTCGAGGTCAGTGCGCTGCCTCGGAGGACTCCAGCCTTTTCGGTTCGCTgggctgcgggcgacgggaacggcgacagagacgcgACTCGAggtgtgtgcgtgtctctcttgtCTTCAGAGCCGCTGGCAGGGGCTCCAGGCTCTCTTGTGAAACTCTCACTCCTCACAGGTGCGCCCGGAGTGGAGGCAACTCTTCCGGAAAACCTTTTGGCGTTCGCTGTGTTTCGTATCGCGCTTCGACGTCGCCATAAGCCCCGACTTTGTGCCCCTGAGTGCTGCCGCGCACGGCAGTCTGTTTCGCTGTATCGAGTTAGCGTACGGGTTCCTCTGCACACGCTTCGCACTTTCTGCAGCGGCCCCTTCTGCGGCGTTTCCGCCGGCTGTTGCCGCCACGCGTCTGTCTGAATTGCttttctgcggctgcttcaGGGCGCCGTCATCAGCTGCGGGTACACTGCGAACACGTGGGCCACTCCAtcgtcggcgacgcggcctACGGCTGCGGAGACCGGACGCCTTTTCGAATGTTCCTGCACGCTACGTCTCTCCAGTTTCGGTCTGGGGCGTCgtgggcgcctctcgcggcctctgcgggcgcggaaCTTTTTTCAGAGTTCTCCAAGGCGTCGGCGTTTCCCGCTGGACGGACTCCGGTctcggcggacggcgcgcagaagcgccaaggcgggcggcgaggcagacgggAAGAAGTGGACTTTCTGCAGTCTCTCAAGAGCTCGGTGTTCTTCGACGACCCACAGTTCAGCTTCTTCCTGCGCCCTGAAGAAGCTCCCCCAGGCAGTGAACAGCATGTGGAGCCCGATGCAAGTGGCGGCAGGGGGCAGTGAGGGCCTATTTGATTTCGACTTGACGCGCAGTCGTCGGCGATGTGAGGGGAGGGAACCCTCCGCGTGTGTCAATGAAGCGGCCGTTGCGGGCAAGAACCCGTGAaacgcggcgggggggaagggggggacTCGCCGCGGCAATTTTTCTGAATCGTCATGTTTGTGTCAGGCCCTAGTTAGGCGGTGTCAGTGCGGCAGCTTGTGAATAGATGAGTCCAGCTGCGGCATCACCCCTCCAGCAATGAGGACTCTTCCGCTGCCGCACAACACGCGCACTGTGCAGGTAGCCAGCGAGAGTGAGCGCGACACACGAGGGGCTGAACCCAGCAGTTGTATGCAGAAAGAAAACTGTAGGGTATAAACACGTCAAACAGCTTCTCGCGAGCATGTCgagcggcgtctctgctgcgcttTAGGTGCTGCGGCACGTGGCTGCCaccagcggcgtcgccttttcgcgggcgccgcagaaggcgaatgACCTCAAATGGGTTCAGAGTAGAAGCGACAGACTCTGGCTTCGCAGCAGCATGCTGCGTGAGCGCTTAAGCAACGAGCGATTAGCCAAAGCCAAGCTCTCTCCACGAAGAAGATACTGTCTTGTacgaccgccgcgccgagcttGGCAGCAGAACTCGGTAGTTGACGACCCTCGAAGAGATTACGAAAGCAATCCAAGACGGCGACAGAATATTTAAATAGCCCCGTATGGACGCATATGCAGACTTTCGGCGTAAAATGGCTTCGATTAAGATCTACAACATCTCTACAGACtccggcgcttctcgcgtaACGAATAATCTGAAACTGAGAGCCCTCTCACACGAGTCCCCGCAAAGGGCACCGCTAACAAGTTTCCACGACACAGTCGCcagcttttttctctcggcgACTCGTTAAGTGCACAGCGGAAGAGATTTTTCGGTGGAATCTTTTGTTCTCCCAACGGCATGCCTCCTTGTCCGCCCTGATTATTCGCGAAGCGTCTCTTCTCAAGAATTTCTAGGCTCTCCCTTGATTCCAAGCGACACGGACTTACGTACACCGTCTTCGTCCACACAGAGAAGTTGCAGCCGCTACCAGCCTTTGTTCTTTGAGGCCGCACCACTGTTTATCGAAACTGTGGCGACAGCATGCCGCGCCGCTCTAATCCAGACTGCCTCAGAGAGTAAGTGCGCACAGCTGCGACTATGCGCCTTTTGGAAAATCGCTCAGTCTCTGTGCGATTCAGACCGCAAAACGCTTTGGACTCGTGAGATCACTTTGAGGCCCAGTTGCCTCGCTTTCAAACATGCTTTGCCTCTAAACTGCTACGGCCAGGTAACACCCAAGGCTGCGCAAATCCTCCATGTATTTACacacatatttatatatatatatatctctctctctctatatatatatatctgtcgCATGTGCGCCGAATTCATCTTCCCtacagagaagagagctAGGTTAATGAGCGAGGAGATAAATACTAACTAACCAGCGGTTTTGGACGGATCAAAACAGAGCACACAAAATTGTGTGCATCTGCACAGCTGAGTCGAAGCGCCTGAGCAGATCCGCGAGTTTCCAGTCCGCAACGCAAGTCGAGAGAGGTGCGGCGCCactctctgcagcttcgccgcggtcgctTTGGCGAGTCACGACGGGGCCTATCACGCAAAAGTGACTCAAGGAAAATTCATTGAGAGGTTACGAAAGCTCATCTGTCCATCCACAACAGACCTTGAGAGGCCTGCAACCTTCAACGTATGATCAGCGGCGTCCGCCTGCCGTCTCCTATTTGAGGCAGACTTATTGTTTAAACATTACAAATATGAAGCTGTTCTCGCCTAAAAATCCTCGGAAATACTGGGAAGTCCAATTCTTGAAACTCAGTGAGATTTTCTGATCCATCCGTCCCGACGCCCTCCATAGTTTTTTCTCAGTCCCAACGCATGCAATCGGGGTGAAAATACTTCGACTATCTCGAAACTTTGTCTTGTTTCTTTCGGGTCTCcccctttttctctcccctctcACTCCTTTTCTTGCCTCAGCTCCGCCTATGACTTCTTGCTTGTGAGGAGTTTTGTCCTTCACTTTCTCGTTcactctctctgcgtcactGCGCTTCTCAGGTCCATGCTGTGCCTTTCCAACGCAACAACTGCTAAAGGGACTCGTCTTGACGTTTCTTCTGCTCTTCCCCGGTCTTTTTTTTGTTTAGATCCTCCAAAATCACTTGAACTGGACACTCTCTCGTCGAATTAGCCTGGTTCAGTTTTTATTATGTttgcgccgcctctcgcttgGATCCCCGGACtctctcgtttttcttccggttttttctgttttccgcGCAGAAGCTCGCCTGTGTAAACAGCCGCTAGAGTCGACATTGTATTAATTGCGTAGGGGGACCTTCTTTCCctttgtcttctgcgtccgccTAGCCTCTCCTTGTGCTGCCATCGCCATCGGCAGcccctgcgcatgcgcctaTATTTGTACCCGAAACTTGGTCTCTTTTTCACAACAACTAGCGAAGAAAAAGCCTGCAAAAGGCGGCTGCTGGCCGTTCCCCCTGGGGCCTCCTCGTCCACTCACGAACGCGGAAAATGGCTCTGTGGCAGTGAATAACGGTGAAGACGAATGGTGGATAGAACCTCTTCACTAACTCGGGCGGTCTTTCTGATCCGCGTCCAGCTGTCaacgccttcttcgtctgtcaGTCTCTCAAGTCATCTGTccgtctgtctgtctcttttcCATTTCAACCTCGTCTGATCCTCCACTCGTTTTTCTTTGGCGCCTCCTGGCCTGCCGAGTGTCCTttgtctccctcgtcgctcgccgtcaCCTCGCTGGAGTCTCTTCTGTAGGCattcgtttttttttcttccgtgGCGGTCCTCacgtgcgtctgcgtcttcggtcAAGTCTCCCCATCagtttgtttttttttctgacTCGTCTCAtccgcctctctgtgcgTCTGGTGCTGTGcactcttcgtcttctgagGCGACTACGTCCGCTTGCCCGGTGAGCTCGATCTCCACTTCGCTTTCCTCAAAATGGATGCGCTGGAGCGTTTGAGCGTGATCTCGCGCATCACCACGGAACTCCACAATCACTGGGGTGTCAGCGACCGCGACCTCGCTGAGTTCGTGGTGCATCTCGGCGAAGAGGCCTCGTCGCTTGAGGAGTTCCGTGAGCAGCTCCAGGAGAACGGCGCggccgtctcctcttcgctcgccgtctcgctctACACTACCATTCAAAAACTCTCGCAAAAGAAACGCGCGACCTCAAAAAACAGCCTCATCGAGCCCCCCGTCGCCGCACGCCCCGtggcgtcctcttcctcttcttcatcctcctcctcgtcttcttcttcctctgacGCTTCTTTGCCGAACTTCTCTGCGGTCGGGCCTGACCACGTGCTGACGGAGAAGGAGCAGAAGTTTCCAGGCTTGTGTCGCCCGAACGACTTCTCGCGTCCTGAGCTCCAGCTCGAGCGCCCGGATGAgcatgcgccgctctctgaacgcgcgcagcgccttctgcacGCGGAGAAGGATGAGAGGGAACTGCTGAAGGAGCAGAAAgaggcgctgaagcgcgGAAAGGACTCGGGCTTTGCGCCTCTCACCGCAGGAACGGGCGCCAACAGCATTCCCCTCGGTggcgcgaaggcctccgAGGCTGGCGAGCGGCCTAAAggcaaggcgccggcgcactaCTACGGCAAGAAAGGACCGATGGTACGCTACGCGATCTACGAGGGCATCGTAGAGAAAGTCGTCGAattcggcgccttcgtgcgTCTCGAATTCGAAGACGGCCGCCGACAGGGCCTTCTTCATGTCGCCGACATGGTAAAGGCAGATGGAAGATCGATGCAGCCACAGTAAGTCGCActtccgcctcgcttcctctctggTGAGGACGCGGGCGTTTGGGTTTgctttcgccttcctcctctctccatCTGAATCCCTTGTTGCAGCTCTTGCGTTCTTCGAATGTGCTGAGACTGCTCGTGTCTTgactcctctctctcgggttccttcttcgccggctgcgTAGTCTGCGCccgtcctctctgtctccagcCTTTTCGCTATTCATGCGTTGTTTTTGTCGCGTTTGTTGAAACACTCGCTTCGCTTACCTCGTGTTGGTCATTCGCTGATCTTTGTCTCCCTTTTCctcgggggagggggggggggtcggtGGGAGGCAGGCGGATCTGCGTGACACACCGCGGCTACTCTGTGCTTTTCACTTTCCTCCCGAACCCATCTTTTTTCCACTCTCTGTCGTCGAGTTTTCTCTCTATTTACACACCTTCGcgcaaatatatatttatctatctatttcTTATGTATAGttatgtatatgtgcattGCTAGGCGCCTGCGTATGTGCGAGCGGAAGC
Above is a window of Besnoitia besnoiti strain Bb-Ger1 chromosome Unknown contig00007, whole genome shotgun sequence DNA encoding:
- a CDS encoding uncharacterized protein (encoded by transcript BESB_073460), with amino-acid sequence MRQSGSGAALAPCPQACAPLAPPFLPPLLRVPTPELIFLQGCSLENEDAFSTPTATSQTAAVAAELLRSWQALCAATPQPRRGMSKNTNETHPSASRERCATDSPASSLPPAAARGYGGGRNPEERGDARGGPVEADAQPPQGDVAAAEGGGAKGGSSASEEKMTVARLSHSVARCSAFFLSRRCTPRRRDDVDSRGRSNADLANLPILCAARLVIPSSEKTHLRVDGARHESAASQTLPSPSPTGASASPPASCPTRTAAPNPSAPNLLAFSASASGFVLDVLHCRLDALFATADATAMASADAVNKPLKEANTASAACAAARRGGDPVTPKQYRLERRYCLGASLLSRALANCFYRPLRMQGLRLRRQTAPQGGGCGGCGGWAGEAQAAGRPGGRGRGDAAPPEAPASLALGDEAPSLEEQTQAAAWRRPHGDREGGGTVAGEPRFCYYVRGLHNLRLPQWRQATAVLGSALAHAAETAANWGGVRDVRGGLRSGDGVCRRQAACHRCGEGDEEARRALGGEAEKEDATGEREDAHRGRVDEATGGAEDVSEAQRGAHEAKSPESRATADSLRFLLVLEWAAADERARLGDRDNRRLPRPMGRHARQRMKLLEEVETWARSANAAFHPTVIVSLVFEVGASRDSTAEDSRKREDGVLAASADAVLEGEGDNAPYREPNIPGSPEKGDSLLVRLPRGSDAGVSRQTMLFVCGRDFLPCPPATHAAPTITSASAASPSVGLLGGPLRDFAQQVEELVYLPLLLRSRLASPPASGDATEKSLAPVPAQEQELLRECEALLRDTRGFLPPPPRLLLHSCGRSRRANPLVGATAEARIGAASPGSSLRHPSAPGHQAPAASSHASPVGAPLACPKAAGASPHLSPQALLQLVAEKYAASIQTFLIPVSAVASPYVGQTEEKLRRLLQTAARASPSVLVLLGIDQLARKRGRKEPKAAPGAGAGSDGEGARGGVSLLKGHAAADGLRTGGAGGRADGGGGTRGSKESLRDDGGRESPAVSASGEQRRARGGGGDRGGGGRSSAFQRRLLASLLVSLDEIEDARRRQEQRARDEDEGEDAAGDWGRGRGGATCAEPARVHAAGWLELRDRPAQSHASRGRADTHAGMAIIGVAAGPPCALDEAIVRAGRLDNWLAWPA
- a CDS encoding uncharacterized protein (encoded by transcript BESB_073470); its protein translation is MTAARALAPRSEPDGRLSDPQVSSQPSSLSATSCTPREALPTGDASSSLRSSPRSRANFSLSPPPALAASDSASLAAPAEFAAPSASPPPSSLVVESLPVDAAEAAAGLRRFLRGCFAQALVEARRDRQASAPTAAASPAARSAAPTAVSHSAASGAASDESPRLQTPAPRQAFEEDATRALAECVLDATSLARLHARLQSFARARASETLRQTVELHRDSVVQRVRQLGSLIVDLGSTYDELHIHAEEAGHEAASARDGDEGEGGAGATACCQRDASASENAAGSEGVARLGWPRRAADADADVELEDGGGSGDAPAEGSPARKHAKLERVSVAFSEEGKMSLEEAVALLVEQPWYLCREFRLIYEDANLLIVAKPFDVRVDVPLRRDGEGSFSAGGATGGEGDSTTLAEAQGAQTQETVAKEQAGGASAQLPGAWERRFGTEFTVADWYRRHWERRRARGVAQGHTDQTPAAEGCTVRLCHQLDYATSGLLMLAHNQRTARIVQTLLQRREIRKEYLALVYGHPAWTELEVHTMIAPHATHAFKMMATNEQGEALKPLAPEAFSPSSSAFICRHGEVTPVYVLGLSSPEGAASRAAPSSAGGRQLPLSTVRGGEAATRSGTQGRRSSSRERGGKCAVSRIRVLRKGYLHNLPEPLAGAPGSLVKLSLLTGRRHQLRVHCEHVGHSIVGDAAYGCGDRTPFRMFLHATSLQFRSGASWAPLAASAGAELFSEFSKASAFPAGRTPVSADGAQKRQGGRRGRREEVDFLQSLKSSVFFDDPQFSFFLRPEEAPPGSEQHVEPDASGGRGQ